In a single window of the uncultured Pseudodesulfovibrio sp. genome:
- the acs gene encoding acetate--CoA ligase — protein sequence MDQSGALDNLLQEERVFRPLPQLVIEANVNPQELEGARKFAAMDPTGYWEEAADELDWFKKWDQVMDDKDAPFYRWFPGARCNIVYNALDRHIETANKNKLALIWEGEPGDQRKYTYFELYREVNRFANALRSLGIRKGDRVVIYMPPLPETVIAMLAAAKIGAVHSVVFAGFSAKALRKRINDAQAKLLITSDGFYRNGRIISLKETADEALVGACADCVEAMVVVRRCNIGVDMVDGRDFHYDDLVRQERNEAPTEVMDADDPLFLLYTSGTTGTPKGVVHSHGGYMVGVHRTLTTVFDIKPTDIFWCTADPGWVTGHSAGIYGPLMAGTTSVMYEGHPNYPQADRLWSVVAKYGVTIFYTAPTMIRMLMRFGTQYPKQHDLSSLRLLGTVGEPISPDAWIWLYKNIGRSECPVLDTWWQTETGMFMISPLPISVLKPGSVTKALPGVEVDVVDKDGTPVPPGKGGLLVVTSPWPSMMTGLWNDDDRFKEYWSQIPGVYYAGDVARKDEDGYIWIQGRADDVINIAGHRIGSAELEAAFGVHPAVCECAAIGVPDQIKGEAAKAFVMLNDGFEPGDDLIKDLKKTIRNELGPVAVIKSIEFRDSLPKTRSGKLMRRVLKAEECGFEIGDLTGLDDD from the coding sequence ATGGACCAGTCAGGCGCACTAGATAATCTGCTTCAGGAGGAACGGGTATTCCGTCCGCTCCCGCAATTGGTCATCGAAGCCAACGTCAACCCCCAGGAGCTGGAGGGCGCGCGCAAGTTCGCGGCCATGGACCCCACAGGGTACTGGGAGGAGGCCGCCGACGAGCTGGACTGGTTCAAGAAGTGGGATCAGGTTATGGACGACAAGGACGCGCCGTTCTACCGCTGGTTCCCGGGCGCGCGCTGCAACATCGTCTACAACGCGCTCGACCGCCATATCGAGACCGCCAACAAGAACAAGCTCGCGCTCATCTGGGAAGGGGAGCCGGGCGATCAGCGCAAATACACCTATTTCGAGCTGTACCGCGAGGTCAATCGTTTCGCCAACGCCCTGCGTTCCCTGGGCATCCGCAAGGGCGACCGCGTTGTCATCTACATGCCGCCCCTGCCCGAGACGGTCATTGCCATGCTCGCGGCGGCCAAGATCGGCGCGGTCCACTCCGTTGTCTTTGCCGGGTTCTCGGCCAAGGCGCTCCGAAAGCGCATCAACGACGCCCAGGCCAAGCTGCTGATCACCTCCGACGGATTCTACCGCAACGGGCGGATCATCAGCCTCAAGGAGACCGCGGACGAGGCCCTGGTCGGGGCGTGCGCCGACTGCGTGGAGGCCATGGTCGTGGTCCGGCGCTGCAACATCGGCGTGGACATGGTCGACGGCCGGGACTTCCATTATGACGATCTGGTCCGACAGGAGCGGAACGAGGCGCCCACCGAGGTCATGGACGCGGACGACCCGCTGTTCCTGCTCTACACCTCCGGGACCACGGGTACGCCCAAGGGCGTGGTCCACTCCCACGGTGGCTACATGGTCGGTGTGCACCGCACCCTGACCACGGTCTTCGACATCAAACCCACCGACATTTTCTGGTGCACCGCCGACCCGGGCTGGGTAACAGGCCACTCGGCGGGCATCTACGGTCCGCTCATGGCCGGGACCACCTCGGTCATGTACGAAGGCCACCCCAACTACCCGCAGGCCGACCGCCTGTGGTCAGTGGTGGCCAAATACGGTGTCACGATCTTTTACACCGCGCCGACCATGATCCGCATGCTCATGCGCTTCGGCACCCAGTATCCCAAGCAGCACGATCTTTCCTCCCTGCGCCTGCTCGGCACCGTGGGCGAACCCATCTCGCCCGATGCGTGGATATGGCTGTACAAGAACATCGGCCGGTCCGAGTGCCCGGTGCTCGACACCTGGTGGCAGACCGAGACCGGCATGTTCATGATCTCGCCCCTGCCCATCTCCGTGCTCAAGCCGGGCTCCGTGACCAAGGCCCTGCCCGGCGTAGAGGTCGACGTGGTCGACAAGGACGGCACTCCGGTGCCGCCCGGCAAAGGCGGTCTGCTCGTGGTCACTTCCCCCTGGCCGTCCATGATGACCGGGCTATGGAACGACGACGACCGCTTCAAGGAGTACTGGTCTCAGATTCCGGGCGTCTACTACGCGGGCGACGTGGCCCGAAAGGACGAGGACGGCTACATCTGGATCCAGGGCCGGGCCGACGACGTCATCAACATCGCCGGACACCGCATCGGCTCCGCCGAGCTCGAGGCAGCCTTCGGCGTGCACCCGGCGGTTTGCGAATGCGCCGCCATCGGCGTGCCCGACCAGATCAAGGGCGAGGCCGCCAAGGCGTTCGTCATGCTCAACGACGGGTTTGAACCGGGCGACGACCTGATCAAGGACCTCAAAAAGACCATCCGCAACGAACTCGGCCCCGTGGCCGTTATCAAATCCATCGAGTTTCGCGACTCCCTGCCCAAAACCCGCTCCGGCAAACTCATGCGCCGCGTGCTCAAGGCCGAGGAATGCGGTTTCGAGATAGGCGACCTGACCGGCCTGGACGACGATTAA
- a CDS encoding LytTR family DNA-binding domain-containing protein: MPKLKTLLVHPDPEVRTALRDVLEEVPFVQVLGEAVSALEAFELLEAIPYGVFFVGVDLPGGASGIEMAQMLAGRKNKPALVFISDSESQAYAAFELGATDYLLWPPAPGRMARTMDRLQTFKTRFREVPPPAPYPEEPDDEPSEGDEQTVKLPLPEEEQDSFLAALQAAWDQTSNRRPEIDKLAVNQDGRTILIPYDQIIFVEAFEDYSYVHTANQKFLSSYRLKNLEDRLGPHRFFRVHRKYLVNLDMVTEIASMPGSNFMLRTAGRTRIELPISRRRIAELKKIIGL; encoded by the coding sequence ATGCCCAAGCTGAAAACCCTGCTCGTTCATCCCGACCCCGAGGTCCGCACAGCCCTGCGCGACGTGCTGGAAGAGGTCCCTTTTGTCCAGGTTCTGGGCGAGGCGGTCTCGGCCCTCGAGGCTTTCGAGCTGCTTGAGGCCATTCCCTACGGGGTGTTCTTCGTGGGCGTGGACCTGCCGGGCGGGGCGAGCGGCATCGAGATGGCCCAGATGCTCGCCGGGCGCAAGAACAAGCCCGCCCTGGTGTTCATCTCCGATTCCGAGTCCCAGGCCTACGCCGCCTTCGAGCTGGGGGCCACGGATTACCTGCTCTGGCCGCCCGCACCCGGGCGCATGGCCCGGACCATGGACCGCTTGCAGACCTTCAAGACCCGATTTCGCGAGGTGCCGCCCCCGGCTCCGTACCCGGAAGAGCCGGACGACGAGCCGAGCGAGGGCGACGAGCAGACCGTGAAGCTGCCCCTGCCCGAAGAGGAGCAGGACTCCTTCCTCGCCGCACTTCAGGCCGCCTGGGACCAGACGTCCAATCGGCGGCCCGAGATCGATAAGCTGGCCGTGAACCAGGACGGGCGGACCATCCTCATCCCCTACGACCAGATCATCTTTGTCGAAGCCTTCGAGGACTACTCCTACGTGCACACGGCCAATCAGAAATTTCTCTCCTCCTACCGGCTCAAGAACTTGGAGGACCGGCTGGGGCCGCACCGCTTTTTTCGCGTGCACCGCAAGTATCTGGTGAACCTGGACATGGTCACCGAGATAGCGAGCATGCCGGGCTCGAACTTCATGCTGCGCACGGCCGGGCGCACGCGAATCGAGCTGCCCATCAGCCGTCGGCGCATCGCCGAGTTGAAGAAGATCATCGGCCTGTAA
- a CDS encoding TAXI family TRAP transporter solute-binding subunit has protein sequence MQNPYIKKLVKFLRSHVLMSFIIYGAAIGVLALALWVTFQFVKPLPPDKVVIVTGGEGGAYYAFAKEYEAFFKQHGFELEVRTSKGSMDNLSIIGDPESGVQAAFMQGGITSPEEHPYLESLGSLYFEPVWLFTSKRLRLKTLAELKGRRVAVGSEGSGTSHLVLQLLGENGITPETATLLSQGTDQAIPELLDHKIDALFVIAGVNSQAVHTLSEAHRKVDLYSFRRAETYVRTHRFLEKLTLPQGGIDLMRDLPAHDVTLLAPTANLVVREDLHPALKYLFLLAAAKIHGKGDMFAATKQFPNDQAVLFPLSDEARNFYKSGPPFLMRYLPFQAAITVERLKILLIPLLTLLFPLFKITPPAYRWQIRRRIFKWYKQLKKLDMHAYDLTDPSEALAMLEELEKMDRLVLETSVPLSYTDYIYSLRLHIRMIRQRLERIAGQTIQEIGHPTD, from the coding sequence ATGCAGAATCCCTATATAAAGAAGCTCGTCAAGTTCCTGCGCTCCCACGTGCTCATGTCGTTCATCATATACGGCGCGGCCATCGGCGTGCTCGCCCTGGCGCTGTGGGTGACCTTCCAGTTCGTCAAGCCCCTGCCCCCGGACAAGGTCGTCATCGTCACCGGCGGCGAGGGCGGCGCGTATTACGCTTTCGCCAAGGAATACGAAGCCTTCTTCAAGCAGCACGGCTTTGAGCTCGAGGTTCGCACCTCCAAGGGGTCCATGGACAATCTGTCCATCATCGGCGACCCGGAGTCCGGGGTACAGGCCGCGTTCATGCAGGGCGGCATCACCTCGCCGGAAGAGCATCCTTACCTGGAAAGCCTGGGCTCCCTGTACTTCGAACCGGTCTGGCTGTTCACCTCCAAGCGGCTACGCCTCAAGACCCTGGCAGAACTGAAGGGCCGCAGGGTCGCGGTCGGCAGCGAAGGCAGCGGCACCAGCCATCTGGTCCTGCAATTGCTCGGTGAGAACGGGATCACCCCGGAGACAGCCACCCTGCTGTCCCAAGGCACGGACCAGGCCATCCCGGAGCTGCTCGACCACAAGATCGACGCCTTGTTCGTCATCGCCGGGGTCAATTCCCAGGCCGTGCACACCCTGAGCGAGGCCCACAGAAAAGTGGACCTGTATTCCTTCCGCCGGGCCGAGACCTATGTGCGTACCCACAGATTTCTGGAAAAGCTGACCCTGCCCCAGGGCGGCATCGACCTCATGCGCGACCTGCCCGCCCACGACGTGACCCTGCTCGCTCCCACGGCCAACCTGGTTGTCCGCGAGGACCTGCACCCGGCGCTCAAATATCTGTTCCTGCTCGCCGCGGCCAAGATCCACGGCAAGGGCGACATGTTCGCGGCCACCAAACAGTTCCCCAACGACCAGGCCGTGCTCTTCCCCCTGAGCGATGAAGCCAGAAACTTCTACAAGTCCGGGCCTCCGTTCCTCATGCGCTACCTGCCTTTCCAGGCGGCCATCACCGTGGAGCGACTCAAGATTCTGCTCATCCCGCTGCTGACCCTGCTCTTCCCACTGTTCAAGATCACTCCGCCCGCCTACCGCTGGCAGATCCGGCGGCGCATCTTCAAATGGTACAAGCAGCTCAAGAAACTGGACATGCACGCCTATGATCTGACCGACCCGAGCGAAGCCCTGGCCATGCTCGAAGAACTCGAGAAGATGGACCGCCTCGTTCTGGAGACCTCGGTCCCCCTGTCCTACACGGACTACATCTACTCCCTCAGGCTGCACATCCGCATGATCCGCCAACGTCTGGAGAGAATCGCCGGACAAACCATCCAGGAAATCGGCCACCCGACAGATTAG
- a CDS encoding cache domain-containing protein: MVQLNKYLQNTSFKTRLFLGTALIALLATGITNGILYSIFRASVEVDFQIRLNEGNEAIRNLVQTTVSTAIRNHLRAVAEKNVEIVSHFYLLSKQGVLTEDEAKARAAEVLLSQTIGSTGYIFCMNSDSTALIHPDKQLQGMDLSHLALSERLSHAKTGYFEYDWANPGEPAPRAKASYLAYFEPWDWIIAASSYRDEFLELVPLKELRQGIREHTFGDSGYAYVIDKSGKIIIHPKFENLKPGAIRGFIDKKYFQDVLKRRNGVLYYKLQDPGETSPRDKVAIFSEIPELGWIIFSSGYMDEFRRPLRVLLYGMGGATVTILVILVVLTWWFGNFMTKPLTSFMNILEQSADGDLSLRMVESGSRELRRLARFYNNFMDSLEVSQKQLADSEEKYRIIFENAVEGMFRFHIDEGLIEANPAMAHIFGYEDVEQILTEVTNPAEQLYVDPGGRAEVLRALTTHGQIVGLVLRFKRRDQSEFMGEISARAVQDESGRILYTDGFIKDVSAQFEALEAITRAKEEAEAASRLKSNFLSLVSHELRTPLTSIQGFTKRVGKQLGSVIVPALDESRLDAKREAKRAIENMRIVEDEGKRLQSLIDDVLILSQAQSGELVVSPSRFDPVVILTLVVESKAAVARTKGVGLIASVEQRLPEILADEKFAVEVLARLVDNGLKFTSGGTVTVSATLKGEFVEFMVQDTGPGIPQKSLDGIFDKFTQGGDIDVNKPIGLGLGLALCRELVVLQGGQIRVESTVGYGSSFFFTLPVAGKG; this comes from the coding sequence ATGGTTCAACTTAATAAATATCTCCAAAACACTTCCTTCAAGACACGGTTGTTCCTTGGGACGGCCCTGATCGCGCTCCTTGCCACCGGTATAACCAATGGTATCCTCTATTCTATATTCCGCGCCAGTGTTGAGGTGGATTTTCAGATCCGGCTCAACGAGGGCAACGAGGCAATCCGCAATCTGGTCCAGACCACGGTTTCGACGGCCATCCGCAACCACCTTCGCGCCGTGGCGGAAAAGAACGTCGAGATCGTGTCCCATTTCTACCTTCTGTCCAAACAGGGGGTGTTGACCGAGGACGAAGCCAAGGCCCGGGCAGCGGAAGTGCTGTTGAGCCAGACCATCGGCAGCACCGGCTACATATTTTGTATGAACAGCGACAGCACGGCCCTGATTCATCCCGACAAGCAGCTTCAGGGCATGGATTTGTCGCATCTTGCCCTGAGCGAAAGACTGTCGCATGCAAAGACAGGCTATTTCGAATATGATTGGGCGAACCCGGGAGAACCGGCTCCCCGGGCCAAGGCTTCGTACCTGGCCTATTTCGAGCCATGGGACTGGATTATCGCCGCATCGAGCTACCGTGATGAATTTCTGGAACTCGTGCCCTTGAAGGAGCTTCGCCAAGGCATACGGGAACATACCTTCGGCGATTCAGGCTATGCCTACGTCATAGACAAAAGCGGCAAGATCATCATTCATCCTAAATTCGAGAACCTGAAACCCGGCGCGATCAGAGGGTTTATCGACAAGAAATATTTTCAGGATGTTCTGAAGCGGCGCAACGGGGTCCTGTATTACAAATTGCAGGACCCGGGTGAAACGAGCCCCCGGGACAAGGTGGCCATCTTCAGTGAAATTCCGGAACTCGGCTGGATCATTTTTTCGTCCGGCTACATGGACGAATTTCGGCGGCCTTTGCGCGTCCTGCTGTACGGCATGGGAGGGGCGACCGTGACCATCCTGGTCATCCTGGTTGTCCTGACGTGGTGGTTCGGCAATTTCATGACAAAGCCTCTGACGTCGTTCATGAACATTCTGGAACAGAGCGCCGATGGGGATTTGTCGCTTCGCATGGTCGAGTCGGGCAGTCGCGAGCTTCGGCGTCTGGCCCGGTTCTACAACAACTTCATGGACAGCCTGGAGGTATCGCAAAAGCAGCTGGCGGACTCCGAGGAAAAATACCGTATCATCTTTGAAAACGCCGTGGAGGGCATGTTCCGCTTTCATATCGACGAGGGGCTCATTGAGGCCAACCCGGCCATGGCCCACATCTTCGGGTATGAGGATGTGGAGCAGATTCTGACCGAGGTGACCAACCCCGCGGAACAGTTGTATGTCGATCCCGGTGGACGGGCCGAAGTACTCAGAGCCTTGACGACCCATGGACAGATCGTGGGGCTGGTGCTCCGTTTCAAGCGCCGCGACCAAAGCGAGTTCATGGGGGAAATCTCGGCTCGGGCCGTGCAGGATGAGAGCGGCAGGATTTTGTATACGGACGGCTTCATCAAGGACGTATCCGCCCAATTCGAAGCTCTGGAAGCGATAACCCGGGCCAAGGAGGAGGCCGAGGCGGCAAGTCGGCTCAAGTCCAACTTCCTGTCCCTGGTCTCTCACGAGCTGCGTACGCCGCTGACCTCCATCCAGGGATTCACGAAGCGGGTAGGCAAACAACTCGGCTCCGTCATCGTACCCGCGTTGGATGAATCGCGTCTCGATGCGAAACGGGAGGCGAAGAGAGCCATTGAGAACATGCGCATCGTGGAGGACGAAGGAAAGCGGCTTCAGAGTCTCATTGATGACGTTCTGATTCTTTCACAGGCGCAGTCCGGGGAATTGGTCGTTTCACCGAGCCGGTTTGATCCCGTGGTGATTCTGACCCTGGTGGTGGAAAGCAAGGCCGCCGTTGCGCGGACCAAGGGCGTGGGGCTGATCGCATCCGTGGAGCAGAGGCTGCCGGAAATCCTGGCCGATGAAAAATTCGCGGTAGAGGTTCTGGCGCGTCTGGTCGACAACGGACTCAAGTTTACCTCAGGTGGAACGGTCACCGTATCCGCTACTCTCAAGGGAGAGTTCGTGGAATTCATGGTCCAGGATACCGGCCCGGGAATCCCCCAGAAATCTCTGGACGGCATTTTCGACAAATTCACCCAGGGCGGCGATATCGATGTGAACAAACCCATAGGGTTGGGCCTGGGCCTGGCCCTGTGTCGCGAACTCGTCGTCCTGCAGGGCGGGCAAATCCGGGTCGAATCCACCGTGGGCTACGGGAGCAGCTTCTTCTTCACCCTCCCCGTGGCCGGCAAGGGCTAG
- a CDS encoding DUF1566 domain-containing protein produces the protein MKKRLFHRLLLGLFGVLLFSGTALAGAYPIVDTGQEGCFDDTRQIKCPKPGEAFDGQDAQYKGNAPHYRDNGDGTVSDLVSGLMWVRERGEPVSWQEGMAGAEACRVGGYADWRAPTVKELYSLIDFNGWVQSDERTSVPYVDTRYFGFKWGDTASGRRIIDCQDWSSTVYKGTTMGGSRTVFGVNFADGRIKGYPMQDPPGRSKSKYMRYVRGNPKYGLNDFVANGPVVEDRATGLVWQQADDGVTRNWKQALAYCGDLDQGGRSDWRLPSAKELQSIVDYSRSPTATGTAAIDPVFSVSDDESYFWTSTTHLDGPRPDHAVYVAFGRAMGWFAPPRSNRSKTFMDVHGAGAQRSDPKSGDPGRFPQGHGPQGDDIRILNYVRCVTGGGVAYYEPSNTPIPVWTGGRPGRRDQNISGPMSGPSGHRGPPPEAFAACESHGPGDNCTVQTPHGTLKGLCRDMPEGRVCVPEGGPGGSRP, from the coding sequence ATGAAAAAGCGTTTGTTCCATCGCCTGCTCCTGGGGCTGTTCGGGGTGCTGCTGTTTTCCGGCACGGCTCTGGCCGGGGCGTATCCCATCGTGGATACCGGGCAGGAGGGGTGTTTCGACGACACACGGCAGATCAAATGTCCCAAGCCGGGCGAGGCTTTCGACGGCCAGGATGCCCAGTACAAGGGCAATGCGCCGCATTATCGGGACAACGGGGACGGCACGGTGTCCGACCTGGTCAGCGGGCTTATGTGGGTCAGGGAACGCGGTGAACCGGTGTCCTGGCAGGAGGGTATGGCCGGTGCCGAAGCCTGTCGGGTGGGTGGCTATGCGGACTGGCGCGCGCCGACCGTCAAGGAGCTGTACTCCCTGATCGACTTCAACGGCTGGGTCCAGTCAGACGAGCGCACTTCCGTTCCGTATGTAGATACCCGTTATTTCGGCTTCAAGTGGGGCGACACCGCGTCGGGCCGACGGATCATCGACTGCCAGGACTGGTCGTCCACGGTCTACAAGGGGACGACCATGGGCGGCAGCCGGACCGTCTTCGGGGTCAATTTCGCGGACGGCCGGATCAAGGGTTATCCCATGCAGGACCCGCCCGGCCGGTCCAAAAGCAAGTACATGCGGTATGTGCGCGGTAACCCGAAATATGGCCTGAACGACTTCGTCGCTAACGGCCCGGTGGTCGAGGACCGGGCAACGGGACTGGTCTGGCAACAGGCTGATGACGGCGTGACCCGCAATTGGAAACAGGCCCTGGCCTATTGTGGGGACCTGGACCAGGGTGGCCGGAGTGATTGGCGGCTGCCTTCGGCCAAGGAACTCCAATCCATAGTGGATTACTCCCGTTCCCCCACGGCCACGGGTACTGCGGCCATCGACCCGGTGTTCTCCGTATCCGACGACGAATCCTATTTCTGGACCTCGACCACGCATCTGGACGGTCCCCGGCCTGACCATGCCGTGTATGTGGCATTCGGCCGGGCCATGGGCTGGTTTGCACCTCCTCGCTCAAACCGGTCAAAAACCTTTATGGACGTGCATGGAGCGGGCGCTCAACGCAGCGATCCAAAGTCCGGTGATCCTGGTCGCTTTCCGCAGGGCCACGGCCCCCAGGGGGATGACATTCGCATCCTCAATTACGTCCGTTGCGTGACCGGCGGCGGTGTGGCCTACTACGAACCATCCAATACACCCATCCCGGTCTGGACCGGCGGCCGTCCGGGCCGGCGTGACCAGAACATATCCGGGCCAATGAGCGGTCCGTCCGGCCACAGGGGGCCACCGCCGGAAGCCTTTGCCGCCTGCGAGTCCCATGGGCCGGGCGACAACTGCACCGTGCAGACACCCCACGGCACCCTCAAGGGCCTTTGCCGGGACATGCCCGAAGGCAGGGTCTGCGTGCCGGAAGGTGGGCCGGGCGGCTCCAGGCCATAG
- the gltA gene encoding NADPH-dependent glutamate synthase, giving the protein MAETKKKKISARTPMPLQDPQVRAGNFEEVALGYSREEALIEAKRCLQCKKPTCQNGCPVNIDIRWFIACLVDEDLEGAFNAIRRTNSLPAVCGRVCPQETQCEGSCILGKKHEPVAIGRLERYVADTYAARSVCEEVTDLSACALERDDLKVACIGAGPSSLTVAGYLAGRGIKVDVFEALHEPGGVLVYGIPEFRLPKSVVASELDGLRKLGVTFHTNWVGGKTVTIQDLFDQDYNAVFIGVGAGLPRFLNVPGENLVGVFSANEYLTRVNLGRAYEFPNYDTPAYKARNVVVLGAGNVAMDAARTALRMGADEVSIVYRRSEDEMPARREEIEHAVEEGVKIRCLCGPMSFHGDDKGRLNGLTVQKMALGDPDESGRCAPVCIEGETEQIPCDMAVIAVGTRPNPILLEATPELELNKWGYVEADPETGETSMPNVFAGGDIVTGAATVISAMGAGRRAAKEIADRLL; this is encoded by the coding sequence ATGGCGGAGACTAAGAAAAAGAAAATCAGCGCCCGCACCCCCATGCCGCTGCAGGACCCTCAGGTCCGTGCCGGGAATTTTGAAGAGGTGGCCCTGGGATACTCCCGTGAGGAGGCCCTGATCGAGGCCAAGCGGTGCCTGCAGTGTAAAAAGCCCACCTGCCAGAACGGCTGTCCCGTGAATATCGACATCCGCTGGTTCATCGCCTGCCTGGTGGACGAGGACCTGGAAGGGGCCTTCAATGCCATCCGCAGAACCAACTCCCTGCCCGCGGTCTGCGGCCGGGTCTGTCCTCAGGAAACCCAGTGTGAGGGCAGCTGCATCCTCGGTAAGAAGCATGAGCCCGTGGCTATCGGTCGACTGGAACGCTACGTGGCCGATACCTATGCCGCCCGCTCCGTCTGCGAGGAAGTCACCGACCTGTCCGCCTGTGCGCTCGAGCGGGACGACCTCAAGGTCGCCTGTATCGGGGCCGGTCCGTCTTCCCTGACCGTGGCCGGCTACCTGGCCGGACGCGGCATCAAGGTCGACGTCTTCGAGGCTCTGCACGAGCCCGGCGGCGTGCTTGTCTACGGCATCCCCGAGTTCCGTCTGCCCAAGTCCGTTGTCGCCAGCGAACTGGACGGTCTGCGCAAGCTCGGCGTGACGTTCCACACCAACTGGGTGGGCGGCAAGACCGTCACCATCCAGGACCTGTTCGATCAGGACTACAACGCCGTGTTCATCGGCGTGGGCGCCGGACTGCCGCGCTTCCTGAACGTGCCGGGCGAGAATCTGGTGGGCGTGTTCTCGGCCAACGAGTACCTGACCCGCGTCAACCTTGGCCGGGCCTATGAATTCCCCAATTACGACACCCCGGCCTACAAGGCCCGGAACGTCGTCGTCCTGGGCGCGGGCAACGTGGCCATGGACGCCGCTCGCACCGCGCTGCGCATGGGCGCGGACGAGGTTTCCATCGTCTACCGCCGGAGCGAGGACGAAATGCCCGCCCGCCGCGAGGAGATCGAGCATGCCGTGGAAGAGGGCGTGAAGATCCGCTGCCTGTGCGGCCCGATGTCCTTTCACGGCGACGACAAGGGCCGCCTGAATGGACTGACTGTCCAGAAGATGGCACTCGGCGATCCCGACGAGTCCGGTCGTTGCGCCCCGGTCTGCATTGAGGGCGAGACCGAGCAGATTCCCTGCGACATGGCTGTCATTGCCGTAGGCACGCGGCCCAACCCCATCCTGCTCGAAGCCACCCCGGAACTCGAGTTGAACAAGTGGGGGTATGTGGAGGCCGACCCCGAAACCGGCGAGACTTCCATGCCCAACGTCTTCGCGGGCGGCGACATCGTCACCGGCGCGGCCACCGTCATCTCCGCCATGGGCGCGGGCCGACGGGCCGCCAAGGAAATCGCCGACAGGCTCCTGTAG
- a CDS encoding sulfide/dihydroorotate dehydrogenase-like FAD/NAD-binding protein — translation MGYKILQKEELIPGQTTLMVIDAPQIAKKAKPGNFVMLRVSQHGERIPLTIADCDPENGTISIVYLVVGKTTAAMNKLKQGDQFVDVCGPLGKPTHIEKSGTVVCVGGGTGIAAMHHIAKGHVAAGNRVIAIIGARSKNLLLFCTELSSFCPEVRIATDDGSEGHKGFVTEVLKDILETEDDVAEVVAIGPVPMMEAVCRVTKPFGTKTTVSLNSIMVDGIGMCGACRCTVGGKTLFACVDGPEFDGQKVDFAELKARLWQFKQQEEESMELFSKECQCHGGD, via the coding sequence ATGGGTTACAAGATTCTACAAAAAGAGGAGCTGATTCCGGGGCAGACCACCCTGATGGTCATCGACGCGCCCCAGATCGCAAAAAAGGCCAAGCCCGGCAATTTCGTCATGCTCAGAGTGAGTCAGCATGGCGAGCGCATTCCCTTGACCATCGCCGATTGCGACCCGGAAAACGGGACCATCTCCATCGTATACCTGGTTGTGGGCAAGACCACGGCCGCTATGAACAAGTTGAAGCAGGGCGATCAGTTCGTGGATGTCTGCGGCCCGCTGGGCAAGCCCACACATATTGAGAAATCCGGCACCGTGGTCTGCGTGGGCGGCGGCACCGGCATCGCCGCCATGCACCATATCGCCAAGGGCCATGTGGCGGCCGGCAATAGGGTCATCGCCATCATCGGGGCCCGGTCCAAGAACCTGCTCCTGTTCTGCACCGAACTTTCTTCGTTCTGCCCCGAAGTGCGCATCGCCACCGACGACGGTTCCGAAGGGCACAAGGGGTTCGTCACCGAAGTCCTGAAGGACATCCTGGAGACCGAGGATGACGTGGCCGAAGTCGTCGCCATCGGGCCGGTTCCCATGATGGAAGCGGTCTGTCGCGTGACCAAGCCGTTCGGCACCAAGACGACCGTTTCGTTGAACTCGATCATGGTCGACGGCATCGGCATGTGCGGCGCCTGCCGTTGCACCGTGGGCGGCAAGACCCTGTTCGCCTGCGTGGACGGCCCCGAATTCGACGGCCAGAAGGTGGACTTCGCCGAACTCAAGGCCCGGCTGTGGCAGTTCAAGCAACAGGAAGAGGAATCAATGGAATTGTTCAGCAAGGAGTGCCAGTGCCATGGCGGAGACTAA